The Coccidioides posadasii str. Silveira chromosome 3, complete sequence genome contains a region encoding:
- a CDS encoding uncharacterized protein (EggNog:ENOG410PNJ9~COG:V~MEROPS:MER0000459) has translation MTRSKSSAQTDLFSRLEELLSSQPSAAGSSPCSASTLLVELGTPSVSIAVLDKGEIHSRCITSLYDNELTRFQSGSISKAIASLAVFKLIELGKLSLHGSIAQYLPTSLMRQLETAHTAGLSQHITIAQLLSHTSGLEPDGVFGFPGYEESSSDGETGLPDLRTIIAGEAPCNTLRIKLADYPGHRFSYSGGGLTVLQMIVEQVLGKPFSTVMREYLFDSLEMTRSTFEPPGPGDINGLEPFDHKGEGNYARPYYSGHKPCETTHRVNPEQAAAGLWSTPEDLLKAGRAILRSLNGEPDAFLNQALARTMLTEVQNGVAHSWFVAREPPWQVFRHAGSNMPGWRCHLICFANDTGSASPKKTYTHQDAAVQGEGCGIAIMTNSVEGVATYSKVLFAACYLLGWPAPPKPREGSDIVVPFADTHTKVDPQWIGWEGHWDGGWELFEGQDGAPFARLRGMAAVSLYVAARPRSMAEMAKPRGERSVDLVCSGLEIMFRLMTDGRERVIEIWHGGQRDRRRLQRADIPN, from the coding sequence ATGACCCGAAGCAAAAGCTCTGCGCAAACAGACCTGTTTTCCCGGTTGGAAGAGCTTTTGAGTTCACAACCTTCAGCCGCAGGATCTTCTCCATGCAGCGCATCGACCCTTTTGGTCGAATTGGGGACACCATCTGTCTCAATTGCTGTTCTCGACAAGGGCGAAATACATTCTCGTTGTATCACGAGCTTGTACGACAATGAATTGACTCGGTTTCAATCCGGCTCCATTTCGAAGGCTATCGCTTCGTTGGCCGTTTTCAAGCTGATTGAACTTGGGAAGCTGTCTCTGCATGGCTCGATAGCTCAGTACCTCCCCACATCCCTCATGCGCCAACTTGAAACGGCGCACACAGCAGGATTATCCCAACACATCACGATCGCCCAGTTGCTCAGCCACACGTCAGGGCTTGAGCCTGATGGGGTCTTTGGGTTTCCGGGCTATGAAGAGAGCAGCAGCGATGGAGAAACCGGTCTTCCTGACCTAAGGACTATTATTGCCGGCGAAGCGCCATGCAACACTCTCCGCATCAAGCTCGCAGATTATCCAGGTCATCGTTTTAGCTACTCTGGCGGGGGACTAACAGTGCTCCAGATGATAGTAGAGCAGGTACTGGGAAAACCATTTTCCACAGTCATGCGGGAATACCTTTTTGATTCCCTAGAAATGACACGATCAACGTTTGAGCCGCCAGGCCCCGGAGATATCAACGGTTTGGAGCCTTTCGATCATAAAGGTGAGGGAAACTATGCCCGACCATATTATTCTGGTCATAAGCCGTGCGAAACAACCCACCGGGTTAATCCCGAGCAGGCTGCTGCCGGATTATGGAGCACACCAGAAGATTTGCTTAAAGCAGGTCGGGCCATACTAAGGTCACTGAACGGGGAACCAGATGCATTTCTGAACCAGGCATTAGCACGCACAATGCTCACCGAGGTCCAAAATGGCGTCGCCCATTCATGGTTTGTGGCCCGGGAGCCGCCATGGCAGGTATTCAGGCACGCGGGTAGCAACATGCCTGGCTGGAGATGTCATCTGATATGTTTTGCAAACGACACGGGATCGGCCTCTCCGAAGAAGACGTACACGCACCAAGATGCGGCGGTCCAGGGGGAGGGGTGCGGAATCGCAATAATGACAAACTCGGTTGAAGGCGTCGCGACTTACAGTAAAGTCCTATTCGCAGCATGCTACCTACTGGGCTGGCCTGCTCCACCGAAACCACGAGAGGGCTCCGACATCGTAGTCCCATTCGCCGATACCCATACAAAGGTTGATCCCCAGTGGATTGGGTGGGAAGGGCACTGGGATGGGGGATGGGAACTCTTTGAAGGCCAGGACGGAGCCCCTTTTGCCAGATTGAGAGGCATGGCCGCCGTGAGCTTGTACGTGGCGGCGCGTCCGCGGAGCATGGCGGAGATGGCCAAGCCACGGGGCGAGAGAAGCGTGGATCTTGTTTGTAGCGGACTCGAGATCATGTTTCGGCTGATGACAGACGGGCGGGAGCGGGTGATCGAGATCTGGCACGGCGGGCAGCGGGATCGGCGGCGGCTGCAGCGGGCCGATATACCGAACTAG
- a CDS encoding uncharacterized protein (SECRETED:SignalP(1-23)~EggNog:ENOG410PP9T~COG:S~TransMembrane:1 (n5-15c20/21o421-444i)~BUSCO:14005at33183), with protein MPSPLSLPSSLLLLLTAALPAQTSRICTTQANTTLELDRIEARTWEDLLQRHASISRRLRVEQPTAVRKMPDDEGEKFWMDYWYFNDDRHDPRKRDVASYLEDDEMNNNLAALEPAYPIHFERTVPGFSVFGKEFSIPRNLRPGNLFSKRAFQCPASTRPCSSISRPNSCCSLGSVCQIVRDTGLGDVGCCSGGSNGSGKKCSGKLQSCPDGYTNCSEFPGGGCCIPGYTCVKDGCLFVSTTTVTITASSSSASTTAKPTTTTQIVNPPIRPTSHPTITTTVLPTSTGIGTTTDPEILDDCPTGFYACSAVYNGGCCRTGRDCNPTSCPPFTPYTAINTNGVTVIIPASATGGAAPPWRASKCADGWTTCNADAGGGCCPNGFRCGRESCTFSGTGTAEARATGGGEEVVGKIPPESGAQILLPSLMILVGAMAGPRFISWIAAA; from the coding sequence ATGCCATCACCCTTGAGCCTACCCAGCTCTCTCCTCCTGCTTCTGACCGCAGCGTTGCCGGCGCAGACTTCACGGATTTGCACTACGCAGGCAAATACAACCCTTGAGCTCGATCGAATAGAAGCACGGACATGGGAAGACTTACTCCAACGCCATGCCTCAATAAGCCGCAGACTTCGCGTGGAACAGCCCACCGCAGTCCGCAAGATGCCAGATGACGAGGGCGAAAAATTCTGGATGGACTATTGGTATTTCAACGACGACAGACATGATCCTCGAAAACGGGACGTAGCCAGCTATCTCGAAGACGACGAGATGAACAACAATCTCGCTGCGCTGGAACCCGCCTACCCAATACACTTTGAGCGCACTGTTCCGGGCTTCTCTGTCTTCGGGAAAGAGTTTTCGATTCCCAGAAATTTGCGCCCAGGGAATCTTTTTTCGAAGCGAGCTTTCCAGTGCCCTGCCAGCACCCGGCCTTGCAGCTCCATCTCCCGCCCCAACAGCTGTTGCTCTCTCGGGTCCGTATGCCAAATCGTCCGCGACACTGGCCTGGGAGACGTTGGCTGCTGTTCTGGTGGCAGCAATGGCTCCGGCAAGAAATGTTCCGGGAAGCTCCAGTCGTGTCCAGACGGGTACACAAACTGTTCTGAGTTCCCTGGCGGAGGATGCTGTATCCCCGGGTACACATGTGTCAAGGACGGGTGTCTATTTGTCTCCACGACAACAGTGACAATCACCGCATCTTCATCCTCTGCATCTACGACCGCCAAACCTACAACCACAACGCAGATCGTCAATCCACCCATCCGCCCAACCTCACACCCGACCATTACCACCACCGTACTTCCCACCAGCACCGGCATAGGCACCACCACGGACCCTGAAATCCTTGACGACTGTCCCACAGGCTTCTACGCCTGCAGCGCCGTCTACAACGGTGGCTGCTGCCGCACAGGCCGCGACTGCAATCCAACCTCCTGCCCACCCTTCACGCCATACACAGCGATCAACACCAACGGCGTGACCGTCATCATCCCCGCGTCCGCCACTGGTGGTGCCGCCCCGCCCTGGAGGGCAAGCAAATGCGCCGACGGCTGGACAACCTGCAACGCCGACGCGGGCGGAGGATGCTGTCCCAATGGCTTCCGGTGCGGGAGAGAAAGCTGCACGTTCTCTGGGACGGGGACGGCGGAGGCACGTGCCACGGGAGGTGGTGAAGAGGTGGTAGGGAAGATTCCGCCGGAGAGCGGGGCGCAAATATTGCTTCCGAGTCTTATGATTCTCGTTGGCGCGATGGCGGGACCGAGGTTCATCAGCTGGATTGCTGCAGCATGA